A window of Cryptomeria japonica chromosome 3, Sugi_1.0, whole genome shotgun sequence contains these coding sequences:
- the LOC131874255 gene encoding uncharacterized protein LOC131874255, which translates to MDKAKEAIQHLYGSERTKYEPIWRIIDRRWNRQLHQHIHAAAYYLNTKLFYSRSFKIDQEVQLGLDTCIQRLVPDENIQDIIVDELQRYKKEAGPLFSSPIGIRKRDTLLPDKKNPCSASGCERNWSVFEAIHTKKSNRLTQKCLNDLVYVWYNLRLHEKRVQGNNSYDALDIDEIDPYTADWIAEPDGATGDIDLDAFITNAQLDEMERKAAKWAAEVAEREEAGDEFVDPEEADSSPVEDIAAAAAAAATPFTSTPTQWQQSFLSFSRKRNL; encoded by the exons atggataaggccaaagaggcaattCAGCACTTGTATGGGTCAGAGAGGACTaaatatgaacccatatggcgcataattgatcgaaGGTGGAACcgacaactccaccaacatatccaTGCTGCTGCCTACTATTTGAACACCAAGTTATTTTACTCTCGCAGTTTCAAAATAGATCAGGAGGTTCAACTTGGCCTTGACACATGTATTCAAAGGTTGGTTCCTGATGAAAATATTCAAGACATCATTGTTGATGAGTTGCAGAGGTACAAGAAGGAAGCTGggccattgttttcttcacctattGGTATTCGTAAGAGAGACACCCTGTTGCCAGATAAAAAAAAT ccttgtagtgcttctggttgtgagcgcaactggagtgtcTTTGAGGCCATTCACACAAAAAAGAGCAATAGGTTGACTCAGAAGTGCTTGAATGACCTTGTATATGTGTGGTACAACCTTCGACTGCATGAAAAGAGGGTACAAGGGAACAATTCATATGACGCACTTGACATTGATGAGATTGATCCATACACAGCGGATTGGATTGCTGAACCTGATGGTGCTACTGGTGATATTGATCTGGATGCATTTATCACTAACGCTCAATTAGATGAGATGGAGAGGAAGGCAGCTAAATGGGCGGCAGAGGTGGCAGAACGTGAGGAGGCGGGAGATGAGTTTGTTGATCCAGAAGAGGCAGATTCATCACCGGTTGAGGATATTGCAGCAGCGGCAGCTGCTGCTGCAACACCATTTACTTCAACACCCACTCAGTGGCAACAGAGTTTTTTGAGCTTTAGTCGCAAACGCAATCTATGA
- the LOC131874256 gene encoding uncharacterized protein LOC131874256: MASTTRGGRSRGGGRKRDPMWKHGTPGAVVGEVICNHCTKTMTSGIYRLKIHLAQISGQNITICDNCPKEVQREAKARLSEFEQKKVEKKRIAEAMAAPTRNISSTESQNIGVGSNTYGFFIPRNTPGAQPGLLGTSWNKEVHQQTRAAVARFWIYNNIPFSIIESPYWEQMVNGWTISGKGFKSPSCYELSGPLLQDEVQNTHQLVEQQRRNWEKNGCTILSDGWTDSRNRTLINFLVASGGQVVFLKSIDASDQVKNAETLCNMLDEVVTKVGVQNVVQVVTDNAVAHVAAVVRTVGEGSTDGGWG, encoded by the exons atgGCTTCTACAACTAGAGGTGGTAGAAGTAGAGGTGGTGGTAGAAAGAGGGATCCTATGTGGAAACATGGCACACCAGGTGCAGTGGTAGGAGAGGTTATTTGTAACCATTGCACGAAAACTATGACCAGTGGCATATACCGACTCAAAATTCACCTTGCACAAATCAGTggacaaaatattacaatatgtGACAATTGTCCTAAAGAGGTTCAAAGGGAGGCAAAAGCAAGACTTTCAGAATTTGAGCAAAAGAAGGTAGAAAAAAAGAGGAtagcagaggcaatggcagccccaacgAGGAATATCAGTTCTACAGAGTCACAAAATATTGGGGTGGGTAGCAATACATATGGTTTTTTCATTCCtcgtaacactcctggtgcacaacctggattgttAGGTACTTCATGGAATAAGGAAGTGCATCAGCAGACAAGAGCGGCAGTGGCTAGATTTTGGATTTACAACAATATTCCGTTTAGTATTATTGAGAGTCCATATTGGGAGCAAATGGTCAATGGATGGACCATTTCTGGTAAGGGGTTCAAGTCCCCAAGTTGTTATGAGTTGAGTGGGCCATTATTGCAGGATGAGGTTCAAAACACACATCAGCTGGTGGAACAACAAAGGAGGaattgggaaaagaatggctgcaccattttaTCTGATGGGTGGACGGATAGTAGGAATAGGACACTCAtaaactttctagttgcttcaggggGACAGGTGGTATTTTTAAAATCGATTGATGCCTCAGATCAAGTGAAGAATGCggaaaccttgtgcaacatgttggatgaggtggtgaccAAAGTGGGAGTGCAAAATGTTGTTCAGGTTGTGACCGATAATGCAGTTGCACATGTGGCAGCGG TTGTCAGAACCGTTGGTGAGGGTTCTACagatggtggatggggataa